GAGGAAGGCGGCGAACCCGGTGAACCCGAGCACGAACGAGGCGACCACCAGCACGGCGAACGACAGCCGTAGCGTCACAGTGTCTCCCGACCTTGGACAGTTTTCCCGCTTCCCGTGTATCCGCAGGCGCGGGCGCCGTCAACGGTCAGGACCGGACGAGCCTGTTCCCCACCGGCTTCCACCAGGTGAGCATCCGCCACACCCATTCGAGCGGGCCGTACCTGAACCGCGACAACCACCACCAGCTGAACAGCGCCTGCGCCAGCAGCGTCACTCCGGTCACCGCCAGCACCGGCCAGCGCATCGGGCCGGTCAGCACGATGACCACCGTGCCGGCGACGTAGTTGGTCAGCGCCATCCTGCCCATCGGCTCCAGCCAGCGCGGCCGCAGGAACAGGATCGCCGTGGAGTACGCCGCCGCGCCCGCCAGCCCCGCGACCACGTAGATCCACCACTGGTCCATGATCGGATAGACCCAGGTGAGCACCGCCGAGACGGCCGCCGACACCGCGAACCCCGGCAGCAGCCAGCGACGGCCGGGCCGCAGCTCCATCAGCGCCATGCCGATCAGGAAGAGCCCAGGGATGAGCAGGATGCCGCCGCCCATCCAGGTCGCCCACCCGAGCGCCGCCATGCCGAGCACCAGGATCGGCCACCCGGCCGACAGGAACGAGGCGGGCAGCAGCACGCCGAGCCCGAACAGCGCGTAGTCGGTCAGCACCTCGCCCTCGTACCAGGTGTGCTGGACCAGCCCGAACAGCAGCAGCCACAGCAGCCTGCGCAGCAGCACCCACCGCGAGGAGCCGCGCAGCACCAGCACGAAGCTGATGCCGAACAGCAACGAGAAGATCGGGTAGAAGCGGCCCTGGAAGAAGGTGTCGATCCACCACTCGCCCTTGGGCCCCTGGTGGTGCTGCCAGGTGTTGACCAGCATGATCCCGCACACCGCGAAGCCGCGGAGCGCGTCGAGCTCTCTGATGCGCGTCACAGGAACCAGGACCACCACCATACGAGGAACCCCGCCGCGACGACCGTGGCCAGGATGTTGGGGATTGTACGGGCGCGCGCGAAGGCCGCCGCGGTGAGAACCGCGGAGCCCACCGCGACCCACCCGTACGGCTCCAGCACCCGTGGCACGCCGACGGCCAGCGCGGTCTCGTTCACCTTCATCATCCCCCACACCGCGTCGGCGGCCAGACCGGTGAACGCCAGGCCCGTCAGTCCCGCGAAGGCGGTCAGCGCCCGGCCCCTGACGGCGCCGCCGGCCAGCTGGGCCAGGCTCGCCAGCACGAACAGCGCCAGCGGCGCGGCCAGCCACGGGGCGGTCATCGCCTGGTAGGGGGCGCCGGTGACGTGCAGGTCGCCCGGCCGTACCGGGGGGAGGCCGCGCCGGGAGGGGTCGCAGGGCTGAGTCCACCCCTCGGGGTCGGCCAGGAAGGCGGCGATGGTGCGGGCGCCGCACCGGTTCGAGAGGAACACCGCGTGGCCCACACCGGCGAACTCCACGAAGCGGGCGCCGGGCAGCCGTTCCGCGGCGGGCCTGGCGGTCCTGGGCGGCGTGGTCGGGTCGTACTGGCCGCCCAGCACCAGCACGGGCGCCTTCGTGGTGGCCTTTGTGGGTGTGGAGACGGGCAGCTGCCACGCCGCGCATACCGCTTTATCGGCGTTCACAGTGAAGAGTCGCGATTTTTCGGGGAATGTGGCTTCGTCCTGGCACTGGACGGCGTGGTAGAGCCCGAACTCGTGGGAGGTCAGGCCCGGGCCGGTCTGGTCGGCGAGCGGGCGCAGCAGCTCGTCGTGCCCCTCGGCGAGCGCGTCGACCAGCGCGGGAGCCGCGGCGATCACGCTCGCGTCGTGCAGCCCCTCGGCCAGCACCGTCGCCACGTCGTCGCCGGTCAGCCTGGCGGTGAACGTCCTGCCGGTCAGCGGGTCGGTGGTCGGCACCTCGGCGGGGTCGGTGTTGAGCCGCCTGACCATCGCCTCGAACCTGTCGCCGATCCCCAGCGCGGTCACCGTGTCGCTCAGGTTGCGGTCGGCGTCGCCGTACCAGGAGACCTCCTGCGGCAGGAACGAGTCGAGCACCAGCGCGCGGGTGCCACCGGGATCGGCGGCGGCCGCGTCCACCATGACTCTCGTGGAGTAGCTGACCCCGAACAGGTTCCACGTGCGGTAGCCGAGTGCCTTCCGCAGGTCCACGACGTCGGCGGCGATCTCCTTGGTGGTGTACCCGCGCAGGTCGACACCCGCCTGCTGATGGCGCTCGCGGCAGTCGCGCGCGCCCTCGGCCACGTCGGCGGCGGGGGCGCGCAGCCGGTCGAGCATCGCCGCCACGGTCTCGGGGCAGCCGAGGGTGGGCTTGGAGAACCTGCTGCCGCGCTGTTCGAGGGCCACGACGTCACGGTCGGGGAAGAGCGCCGCCAGGTAGCCGGTGAGCTGGATGGAGGCCGAGCCTGGCCCGCCGCTCATGTACACCACAGGGTCGCCCGCGGGGTCCTTCGACCGGTGGACGGCGTAGCCCACCCTGACGGTCTTCCTCGGCTCGTCGCGCCGCTCGGGCACCACCAGGAAGCCGCACCTGGTTCCTTCGGGCACCTCGACCGGGCACGCCCTGCTCTCCAGCGGCGGCGGAGCCACCGTCAAGGGGGCGGACACGAGGGCGAGGGCGAGGGCGACCCGGGTGATCACCTCTCGAGACTAATAGTGTGGGCCCGTGAGCGATCCCCTTGTTTCCCGAATGCGACAGTTCGGCACCACCATCTTCGCCGAGATGAGCGCGCTGGCCGTACGGACCGGATCGATCAATCTCGGGCAGGGCTTCCCTGACACCGACGGTCCCGCCTCGATGCTCGACCGCGCGGTGGAGGCGATCAGGTCGGGCGTCAACCAGTACCCGCCGGGGCCCGGCCTGCCGCAGCTGCGGCAGGCGGTGTCCGAGCACAGGAGCGGGCACTACGGGCTGTCCTACGATCCCGACGGTGAGGTGCTGGTCACCGTGGGGGCGACCGAGGCGATCGCGGCGGCCGTGCTCGCCCTGTGCGACCAGGGCGACGAGGTGATCGCCTTCGAGCCCTACTACGACTCCTACGCCGCCTCCATCGCGCTGGCGGGGGCCAGGCTCGCCGCGGTCACGCTGCGCCCCGTGGAAGGCCGCTTCACCTTCGACCCCGACGAGCTGCGCGCCGCCGTCACGCCGCGGACCAGGGCGATCCTCGTCAACTCCCCGCACAACCCGACGGGCACCGTCTTCACCGCCGAGGAGCTGGCGGTCATCGCCGAGCTGTGCAAGGAGCGCGGCCTGATCGCGATCACCGACGAGGTGTACGAGCACCTCACCTTCGACGGCGTCGCGCACGTCCCGCTCGCCACGCTGCCGGGCATGCGCGAGCGGACCGTGATGATCTCCTCGGCGGGCAAGACGTTCTCCGTCACGGGGTGGAAGACCGGCTGGGTGTGCGCGCCGCCCGAGCTGACGCGGGCGGTGCAGACCGTCAAGCAGTTCCTGACCTTCACCGCGGGCGGGCCGTGGCAGCTGGCCGTCGCCCATGGCCTTCGCGAGGAGCTGGCCTGGGTGGCCGAGCTGCGCGCGGCGCTGCAGAGCAAGCGCGACCGGCTCATGAGCGGGCTGTCGGGGGCGGGCTTCGAGGTGCTGAAGCCGTCGGGCACCTATTTCGTGCAGACCGACATCAGGCCGCTGGGCTTCACCGACGGGCTCGAGCTGACCAGGCGGCTGCCCGAGCTGGCCGGGGTGGTGGCGATCCCGACCCAGGTCTTCTACGACCACCCCGAGCGGGGGCGGCACTTCGTCAGGTTCGCCTTCTGCAAGAAGGACGAGGTCATCGACGAGGCGGTGACCAGGCTCAAGCGGCTCGGCTGAGCCCGGCGCACCGGCGGGCTCAGGAGACCACCTTCACCGGCAGCTTCCGCTGCCTGATGGCCCCGCGGACGGCCTTGGCCAGCTGCGCGTACTCGGTCGCCCGCGCCGAGCTCGCCCGGTAGGCCAGGCCGATCGTCCGCCCGGGGGCGGGATGGGCGAAACGGCGCAGCGCCAGCCGTACCCTCTTGCCCTTCTCCACCGGCACCGCCGACTCGGGCAGCAGGGTCACCCCCAGCCCGCCCGCCACCAGCTGCACCAGCGTCGGCAGGCTGGTGGCGTAGGTGGTCGCGGTGGCCCGCGCGCCCACCTCCCTGCACACGTCGATCGCCTGCTCGCGCAGGCAGTGGCCCTGGTTCAGCAGCACGATGTCGAGCCCCTTCAGCGCGCCCCTGCTCAGCGGCCCGTCGTCGGCGGCCAGGGGATGCCCCTCGGGCAGCGCCAGCAGGAAGTCCTCGTCGTACAGCGGCTCCTCCACCAGCCCGCTCGTCTCGGTCGGCAGCGCCAGCAGCACCAGGTCGAGCCGGCCCTCGCGGACCTCCTCCACGATCGTCTCGGTCTTGGCCTCGTGCACGGTCAGCTTCAGGTGCGGGAAGCGCCTGGCGAACATCGGCAGCAGCGCGGGCAGCACGTACGGCGCGACCGTCGGGATCACCCCGAGGTGCGCGGGCCCGCTGAACGGCTCGCGGTTGCGCGCCACCTCCCCGATGAGGTCGTCGACCGCGGCGAGCACGCGGGTGGCGTGCACGGCCACCCGCTCGCCCGCGGGCGTCAGCAGCACCCTGCGGGTGGTCCGCTCGAGCAGCTGGGTGTCGAGGATCTCCTCCAGCGCCGAGACCGACGCCGACAGCGCCGGCTGGCTCATCCGGAGCTGGGTGGCCGCTTCCCTGAAGTGGAGATGGTCGGCTACAGCGAGGAATGCGCGCAGCTGGGCCAGGGTGGGAGCGGGCTCACTGATAGGAAACACCTCTCAGATTGGTCCGACTGCTCGATTTCTCGGATCAATGCTAGGTGAGGCACTCTGGTGGCCTGACAACGACGTCTTCCCAAGGAGATATTCACGTGCTCACCGTTGGTGACAAGTTCCCCGAGTACGAGCTCACCGCCTGTGTCGACCTCGACCCGGACAAGGCGTTCGCGGAGATCAACCACAAGTCCTACGAGGGCAAGTGGCGCGTGGTGTTCTTCTGGCCGAAGGACTTCACGTTCGTCTGTCCCACCGAGATCGCCGAGTTCGGCCGTCTCAACGACGACTTCGCCGACCGTGACGCCCAGGTCCTGGGTGTCTCCGTCGACTCCGAGTACGTCCACCACGCCTGGCGCAAGGACCACGAGGACCTGCGCGACCTGCCGTTCCCGATGCTGAGCGACATCAAGCGCGAGCTGTCGTCCGAGCTCGGCGTCCTCGGCGAGGACGGCGTCGCCCAGCGCGCCACCTTCATCGTGGACCCCAACAACGAGATCCAGTTCGCGATGGTCACCGCCGGCTCGGTCGGCCGCAACGTCAAGGAGGTCCTGCGGGTCCTCGACGCGCTGCAGTCCGACGAGCTGTGCCCCTGCAACTGGAACAAGGGCGAGAAGGGCCTCGACGCGAAGGCGCTGCTGGGCGCATGAGCGTTGACAACCTGAAGGCGGCGCTGCCCGACTACGCCAAGGACACCAAGCTCAACCTGGGCTCGGTCACGACGACGTCGTCGCTGACCGACCAGCAGCTGTGGGGCGCGGCGCTGGCGTGCGCGATGGCCACCAGGTCGCCGCGGGTCATCGCCGAGATCGCCGACGAGGCCGCCGGGAACCTGTCGGACGAGGCGCTCAAGGCCGCCAAGGCGGCCGCCTCGATCATGGCGATGAACAACGTGTACTACCGGGCCACGCACCTCATCGGCGACGAGCAGTACAGCACGATGCCGGCCAGGCTGCGCATGACCGTCATCGGCAACCCCGGCGTCGACAAGGTCGACTTCGAGCTGTGGTGCCTCGCGGTCTCCGCGGTCAACGGCTGCGGCCGCTGCCTGGAGTCGCACGAGCAGGTGCTGCGCGGCGCGGGCATGCCGCGCGAGCAGATCCAGGAGGCGCTGCGGATCGCCGCGGTGATCAACGCGACGGCCGCGACCCTCGAGGCCGAGGCCGCCCTCGTGACGGTCTGACCTCCATCCGGCGGGACGACGGGGCGCTCCTTCGCGGGAGAGAGCGCCCCTTTTCGCGTCCCCGGAGGGCCGCGAGTGGGAGGATCCAGGTGTGGAAGAGGTACGGCTGCGCGACAGGCACGCCACCAGGCAGCGCATCATGGCGGCGGCCAGGGACCTGTTCGCCGAGCACGGCTACGACCAGGTGACGATGCGCATCATCGCGGCGCGGGCGGAGGCGAACCTCTCCCTGATCAACCGCTACTTCGGCAGCAAGCGGGAGCTGTTCGCCGAGGTCATCGCCCAGCAGGGCCGCTTTCCCGGCGTGCTCGACGAGGCGGGCGGCGACCTGCCGAGAGCGCTGGCCGAGTACGTCGCCGACCGGCTGACCTCGCCGGGCGACAGTGTGCTGGTGGCCACTTTGGCGCGTTCCGCGCCGAGCGCGGAGATCCAGGAGATCCTCCGCGAGCGCATCCGCACCGCGATACTGGAGCCCCTGCGCGAGCGCCTGCCCGGCGACGACGCCGAGCTGCGCGCCGCCCTCGCCACCGCGCTGATCATGGGCAGCGCCCAGCTCCGCAGGGTCTTCGGCCCGGCCGGCGAATGGCGGCGAGAGGCGGTCGTCGAGCGTCTCACCCAGGTCTTCCGCGCCTGCCTCTGCTGACCTACTCCAGGAACTCCTGGACAGCCGCCCAGAACTCCTCGGGCGCGTCCCCGTGGATCAGGTGCCCCACGGGGATCGTGACCAGCTTCGCGCCGGGGATCAGGTCGGCCAGCGGTTCGGCGATGACGTGGCTGGACGGCCCGCCCGCCAGCACCAGCGTGGGAGCCGTGACGCGCTTCAGGCCCTCGGCCCACGCGGGGTCGGGGTCGACGATCTGGCGCTCGGTCTCGACCATCATGGGGGTGTCGTCCTGCAGCGGCGGCCGCGCGTGCGGCACCGGCGCGGGCGGATCCTCCAGCACCAGCAGCGAGACCCGCTCGGGATGGTTCATGGCCAGGTGGTAGGCGACCACGCCGCCGAGCGAGTGGCCGATCAGGACGGCCTGCTCCACGCCGAGCGCGCCGAGCAGGGCCACGATGTCCTCGGCCATGTCCGGCAGCGCGTAG
This window of the Nonomuraea africana genome carries:
- a CDS encoding DUF418 domain-containing protein, giving the protein MTRIRELDALRGFAVCGIMLVNTWQHHQGPKGEWWIDTFFQGRFYPIFSLLFGISFVLVLRGSSRWVLLRRLLWLLLFGLVQHTWYEGEVLTDYALFGLGVLLPASFLSAGWPILVLGMAALGWATWMGGGILLIPGLFLIGMALMELRPGRRWLLPGFAVSAAVSAVLTWVYPIMDQWWIYVVAGLAGAAAYSTAILFLRPRWLEPMGRMALTNYVAGTVVIVLTGPMRWPVLAVTGVTLLAQALFSWWWLSRFRYGPLEWVWRMLTWWKPVGNRLVRS
- a CDS encoding alpha/beta fold hydrolase, with the protein product MITRVALALALVSAPLTVAPPPLESRACPVEVPEGTRCGFLVVPERRDEPRKTVRVGYAVHRSKDPAGDPVVYMSGGPGSASIQLTGYLAALFPDRDVVALEQRGSRFSKPTLGCPETVAAMLDRLRAPAADVAEGARDCRERHQQAGVDLRGYTTKEIAADVVDLRKALGYRTWNLFGVSYSTRVMVDAAAADPGGTRALVLDSFLPQEVSWYGDADRNLSDTVTALGIGDRFEAMVRRLNTDPAEVPTTDPLTGRTFTARLTGDDVATVLAEGLHDASVIAAAPALVDALAEGHDELLRPLADQTGPGLTSHEFGLYHAVQCQDEATFPEKSRLFTVNADKAVCAAWQLPVSTPTKATTKAPVLVLGGQYDPTTPPRTARPAAERLPGARFVEFAGVGHAVFLSNRCGARTIAAFLADPEGWTQPCDPSRRGLPPVRPGDLHVTGAPYQAMTAPWLAAPLALFVLASLAQLAGGAVRGRALTAFAGLTGLAFTGLAADAVWGMMKVNETALAVGVPRVLEPYGWVAVGSAVLTAAAFARARTIPNILATVVAAGFLVWWWSWFL
- a CDS encoding pyridoxal phosphate-dependent aminotransferase, with amino-acid sequence MSDPLVSRMRQFGTTIFAEMSALAVRTGSINLGQGFPDTDGPASMLDRAVEAIRSGVNQYPPGPGLPQLRQAVSEHRSGHYGLSYDPDGEVLVTVGATEAIAAAVLALCDQGDEVIAFEPYYDSYAASIALAGARLAAVTLRPVEGRFTFDPDELRAAVTPRTRAILVNSPHNPTGTVFTAEELAVIAELCKERGLIAITDEVYEHLTFDGVAHVPLATLPGMRERTVMISSAGKTFSVTGWKTGWVCAPPELTRAVQTVKQFLTFTAGGPWQLAVAHGLREELAWVAELRAALQSKRDRLMSGLSGAGFEVLKPSGTYFVQTDIRPLGFTDGLELTRRLPELAGVVAIPTQVFYDHPERGRHFVRFAFCKKDEVIDEAVTRLKRLG
- a CDS encoding LysR substrate-binding domain-containing protein, whose protein sequence is MFPISEPAPTLAQLRAFLAVADHLHFREAATQLRMSQPALSASVSALEEILDTQLLERTTRRVLLTPAGERVAVHATRVLAAVDDLIGEVARNREPFSGPAHLGVIPTVAPYVLPALLPMFARRFPHLKLTVHEAKTETIVEEVREGRLDLVLLALPTETSGLVEEPLYDEDFLLALPEGHPLAADDGPLSRGALKGLDIVLLNQGHCLREQAIDVCREVGARATATTYATSLPTLVQLVAGGLGVTLLPESAVPVEKGKRVRLALRRFAHPAPGRTIGLAYRASSARATEYAQLAKAVRGAIRQRKLPVKVVS
- a CDS encoding peroxiredoxin, which codes for MLTVGDKFPEYELTACVDLDPDKAFAEINHKSYEGKWRVVFFWPKDFTFVCPTEIAEFGRLNDDFADRDAQVLGVSVDSEYVHHAWRKDHEDLRDLPFPMLSDIKRELSSELGVLGEDGVAQRATFIVDPNNEIQFAMVTAGSVGRNVKEVLRVLDALQSDELCPCNWNKGEKGLDAKALLGA
- a CDS encoding carboxymuconolactone decarboxylase family protein, which translates into the protein MSVDNLKAALPDYAKDTKLNLGSVTTTSSLTDQQLWGAALACAMATRSPRVIAEIADEAAGNLSDEALKAAKAAASIMAMNNVYYRATHLIGDEQYSTMPARLRMTVIGNPGVDKVDFELWCLAVSAVNGCGRCLESHEQVLRGAGMPREQIQEALRIAAVINATAATLEAEAALVTV
- a CDS encoding TetR/AcrR family transcriptional regulator — encoded protein: MEEVRLRDRHATRQRIMAAARDLFAEHGYDQVTMRIIAARAEANLSLINRYFGSKRELFAEVIAQQGRFPGVLDEAGGDLPRALAEYVADRLTSPGDSVLVATLARSAPSAEIQEILRERIRTAILEPLRERLPGDDAELRAALATALIMGSAQLRRVFGPAGEWRREAVVERLTQVFRACLC
- a CDS encoding alpha/beta fold hydrolase — protein: MIRTAHVNGIDLSFREEGDPAAPALVLLHGRTADHNHWNLFTRRFAARFHVIAPDLRGHGASARPAHYALPDMAEDIVALLGALGVEQAVLIGHSLGGVVAYHLAMNHPERVSLLVLEDPPAPVPHARPPLQDDTPMMVETERQIVDPDPAWAEGLKRVTAPTLVLAGGPSSHVIAEPLADLIPGAKLVTIPVGHLIHGDAPEEFWAAVQEFLE